The following are encoded in a window of Amycolatopsis lexingtonensis genomic DNA:
- a CDS encoding AMP-binding protein produces MFFDLGVRDFLDRAETVYPDRVAVVDEPDQPAPSWGSLTYAEVARRARAQAAHLDALGVPAGGRVAMVSHNAARLLVSFFGVSGWGRILVPVNFRLAPAEVKYIVEHSGAEVLIVDPELEHLLDTVTAKHVFVLGRDDDAIWGGDGTPEPWDGDESATATINYTSGTTARPKGVQLTHRNIWLNAVVFGLHTTLSDHDVLLHTLPMFHCNGWGMPYAVTGLGGRHIVLRKVDGTEILRRIEEHGVTILCAAPAVVTAALDGAATWDGEIPGRDRVRIVVAGAPPPTRTIERVRAELGWEFIQIYGLTETAPLLTVNRMRSEWEGLDPHEQARLLGRAGTPALGVRIDVDTDGEVLARSNHNLDGYWENPEETARVQAGNWFHTGDGGTFEDGYLTIADRKKDVIISGGENVSSIEVEDALNSHPAVREAAVIGIPDEKWGELVTALVVTDGSAVSAEDLITHCRSYLAGYKCPKRVEFLDELPRTATGKIQKFKLREPFWQGQSRQVN; encoded by the coding sequence ATGTTCTTCGATCTGGGTGTCCGGGACTTCCTCGACCGCGCGGAAACGGTGTACCCGGACCGCGTCGCGGTGGTCGACGAGCCGGACCAGCCGGCGCCGAGCTGGGGTTCGCTCACCTACGCCGAGGTGGCGCGCCGGGCCCGCGCGCAAGCCGCCCACCTCGACGCGCTCGGCGTGCCGGCCGGCGGGCGCGTCGCGATGGTGTCGCACAACGCCGCGCGGCTGCTCGTGTCGTTCTTCGGCGTGTCCGGCTGGGGCCGGATCCTGGTGCCGGTGAACTTCCGGCTGGCCCCGGCCGAGGTCAAGTACATCGTGGAGCACTCCGGCGCGGAGGTGCTGATCGTCGACCCGGAGCTGGAACACCTGCTCGACACGGTCACGGCGAAGCACGTGTTCGTCCTCGGCCGCGACGACGACGCCATCTGGGGCGGCGACGGCACCCCCGAGCCCTGGGACGGCGACGAGTCGGCCACGGCGACGATCAACTACACCTCCGGCACGACCGCGCGTCCCAAGGGCGTCCAGCTGACCCACCGCAACATCTGGCTGAACGCGGTGGTGTTCGGCCTGCACACGACGTTGAGCGACCACGACGTCCTGCTGCACACGCTGCCGATGTTCCACTGCAACGGCTGGGGCATGCCGTACGCGGTGACCGGCCTCGGCGGGCGGCACATCGTGCTGCGCAAGGTCGACGGCACCGAGATCCTCCGGCGGATCGAAGAGCACGGCGTGACGATCCTGTGCGCCGCCCCCGCGGTGGTCACAGCGGCCCTCGACGGCGCCGCGACCTGGGACGGCGAGATCCCGGGCCGCGACCGCGTCCGGATCGTGGTGGCCGGCGCACCCCCGCCGACCCGGACGATCGAGCGGGTGCGCGCCGAGCTGGGCTGGGAGTTCATCCAGATCTACGGCCTGACGGAGACGGCGCCGCTGCTGACGGTCAACCGGATGCGCAGCGAGTGGGAGGGCCTCGACCCGCACGAGCAGGCCCGTCTGCTGGGCCGCGCGGGCACGCCGGCGCTGGGCGTCCGCATCGACGTCGACACCGACGGCGAGGTCCTCGCGCGGTCGAACCACAACCTGGACGGCTACTGGGAGAACCCCGAGGAGACCGCCCGCGTGCAGGCGGGCAACTGGTTCCACACGGGCGACGGCGGCACGTTCGAAGACGGCTACCTGACGATCGCGGACCGCAAGAAGGACGTGATCATCTCCGGCGGCGAGAACGTCTCGTCGATCGAGGTGGAGGACGCCCTCAACTCCCACCCGGCGGTCCGCGAGGCCGCGGTGATCGGCATCCCGGACGAGAAGTGGGGCGAGCTGGTGACGGCGCTGGTCGTCACGGACGGTTCCGCGGTTTCGGCCGAGGACCTGATCACCCACTGCCGCTCGTACCTGGCCGGGTACAAGTGCCCCAAGCGAGTGGAGTTCCTGGACGAGCTGCCGCGGACGGCGACCGGGAAGATCCAGAAGTTCAAGCTGCGGGAGCCGTTTTGGCAGGGTCAGTCCCGGCAAGTGAACTGA
- a CDS encoding LLM class F420-dependent oxidoreductase: MANVVNQFGLFLAPHRDDAIRKEQAMAADGLGYGTVWLGTGRNSVGDLAFVEDLLASTERITVATAIVNMWVDEPETLAESYHRLAGRYGKRLLLGIGVGHPESVTEYRSPYDKIVDYLDRLDAAGVPTGARILAALGDRVLKLAAERTAGAHPYLVPVAHTRHARSILGTGKLLAPEQKVVVDEDPAAARAIGRPYVQNPYLGLQNYVKNLLRHGYTEADVADGGSDRLIDDLVLHGSAETIAKGLRSHVDAGADHVAVQVLGPSPDVELVHQRQLAEVLL; encoded by the coding sequence ATGGCAAATGTAGTGAACCAGTTCGGCCTGTTCCTCGCCCCGCACCGTGACGACGCGATCCGGAAGGAGCAAGCGATGGCGGCGGACGGCCTCGGCTACGGCACGGTCTGGCTCGGCACCGGCCGGAACTCGGTCGGCGACCTCGCCTTCGTCGAGGACCTGCTCGCTTCGACCGAGCGGATCACCGTGGCGACGGCGATCGTCAACATGTGGGTCGACGAGCCGGAAACCCTCGCGGAGTCCTATCACCGGCTCGCCGGCCGCTACGGAAAGCGCTTGCTGCTGGGCATCGGCGTCGGGCACCCCGAGTCCGTCACCGAATACCGCAGCCCCTACGACAAGATCGTCGACTACCTCGACCGGCTCGACGCGGCCGGCGTCCCGACCGGCGCCCGGATCCTCGCCGCGCTCGGCGACCGCGTGCTGAAGCTGGCCGCCGAGCGCACCGCGGGCGCGCACCCGTACCTCGTGCCGGTGGCGCACACGCGGCACGCCCGGTCGATCCTCGGCACGGGCAAGCTGCTCGCCCCCGAACAGAAGGTGGTCGTCGACGAAGACCCGGCGGCCGCGCGCGCCATCGGCCGCCCGTACGTCCAGAACCCGTACCTGGGCTTGCAGAACTACGTGAAGAACCTCCTGCGGCACGGGTACACCGAAGCCGACGTCGCCGACGGGGGCAGCGATCGCCTCATCGACGACCTGGTGCTACACGGCTCGGCAGAGACGATCGCGAAGGGCCTTCGGTCCCATGTGGACGCCGGGGCGGACCACGTCGCGGTGCAGGTGCTCGGCCCGTCACCCGACGTCGAACTGGTGCACCAGCGGCAGCTCGCCGAGGTGCTGCTCTGA
- a CDS encoding nitroreductase/quinone reductase family protein: MIHLTTTGARTGRPHRVPLGDLDIDGRLVVVASALGSPKHPAWYHNIRHNPLVTVETDAETFEAMAALPPDRDALFAAVVEREPGFAQYQARTTRVLPVVELHRLDDENRSSAFTTGFARRRENGDRGA; this comes from the coding sequence TTGATCCACCTCACCACCACCGGCGCCCGCACGGGCCGCCCGCACCGGGTTCCCTTGGGGGACTTGGACATCGACGGCCGACTGGTCGTCGTCGCCTCGGCGCTGGGCTCGCCGAAGCACCCCGCGTGGTACCACAACATCCGCCACAATCCTTTGGTCACCGTGGAAACGGACGCGGAGACCTTCGAGGCGATGGCCGCGCTGCCGCCGGACCGCGACGCGCTGTTCGCCGCCGTCGTCGAGCGGGAACCGGGGTTCGCGCAGTACCAGGCTCGAACGACCCGGGTCCTGCCCGTCGTCGAGCTGCACCGGCTCGACGACGAGAACCGCTCGTCGGCGTTCACGACCGGCTTCGCCCGGAGGCGAGAGAACGGGGATCGCGGCGCCTGA
- a CDS encoding LLM class flavin-dependent oxidoreductase, with protein MKTATTVEFSKDTRTTLDFVLEAEKLGLDVCWVAEAWGADAPSALGYLAARTDRIRLGSGIIQLGTRTPVAIAQAALTLADLSGGRFALGLGPSGPQVIEGLHGVPFAKPLTRMRETVEIIRRAFAGEKISFSGKAFEIPLPGEARPMRLSTAPNPDIPIYLATLSPKLLELTGEVADGWLGTSFVPEGADAYFGPLDAGLAKAGRRREDIDVCQGAEVAFADNEDELRVLVGSRKKELAFSLGGMGSATTNFYNNAYSRQGWADVAAEVRERWQAGDRDGAAALVTDEMVLGTTLIGTEDMVRDRLRVWRDTGVDTVRLYPAGETLEARLTTLGRALDLL; from the coding sequence GTGAAGACCGCGACGACCGTCGAGTTCTCGAAAGACACCCGCACGACGCTGGACTTCGTGCTGGAGGCGGAAAAGCTCGGCCTCGACGTCTGCTGGGTCGCCGAAGCCTGGGGCGCCGACGCGCCGTCCGCGCTCGGCTACCTCGCCGCGCGCACCGACCGGATCCGGCTCGGCTCCGGCATCATCCAGCTCGGCACGCGCACGCCGGTCGCGATCGCGCAGGCCGCGCTCACCCTCGCCGACCTGTCCGGCGGCCGGTTCGCGCTGGGGCTCGGCCCGTCCGGGCCGCAGGTCATCGAGGGCTTGCACGGCGTCCCGTTCGCGAAGCCGCTGACGCGGATGCGCGAGACCGTCGAGATCATCCGCCGGGCGTTCGCCGGCGAGAAGATTTCCTTCTCCGGCAAGGCGTTCGAGATCCCGCTGCCCGGCGAGGCCCGCCCGATGCGGCTGTCGACCGCGCCGAACCCGGACATCCCGATCTACCTCGCGACGCTGTCGCCGAAGCTGCTCGAACTCACCGGCGAGGTCGCGGACGGCTGGCTCGGCACCAGCTTCGTCCCCGAGGGCGCCGACGCGTACTTCGGCCCGCTCGACGCCGGGCTCGCGAAGGCCGGGAGGCGGCGCGAGGACATCGACGTCTGCCAAGGCGCCGAAGTCGCCTTCGCCGACAACGAGGACGAGCTGCGCGTCCTGGTCGGCAGCCGCAAGAAGGAGCTCGCCTTCAGCCTCGGCGGGATGGGCTCGGCCACCACGAACTTCTACAACAACGCCTACAGCCGCCAGGGCTGGGCGGACGTCGCCGCCGAGGTCCGCGAGCGCTGGCAGGCCGGCGACCGCGACGGCGCCGCCGCGCTCGTCACGGACGAAATGGTGCTCGGCACGACGCTGATCGGCACCGAGGACATGGTGCGGGACCGGCTGCGCGTCTGGCGCGACACCGGCGTCGACACGGTCCGGCTGTACCCGGCCGGCGAAACGCTCGAAGCGCGCTTGACCACCCTGGGACGCGCGCTCGACCTGCTGTGA
- a CDS encoding TetR/AcrR family transcriptional regulator, whose translation MAGRSSNATSTRDRLLLAAGQLLHEAGDGPVSTRAICERAGVQAPTLYHHFGSKQGLLDAVVNYGFTQYVQAPDAGGDPVDRIREGWDRHVEYGLAHPAFYVLLYGQIEPGVPCNLTSSAEAMLLELFTPLAREGRLRVEAAEAARQFAAANSGVTLSLIAQPEDSRDLGMSAQVRESVLAGLLAEEPAGGSSVGALAVALSTALADDVDALTTTERQMLREWLHRIAG comes from the coding sequence ATGGCCGGACGATCGAGCAACGCCACCAGTACCCGCGACCGCCTGCTGCTGGCCGCCGGCCAGCTCCTGCACGAGGCGGGCGACGGGCCGGTGTCGACGCGGGCGATCTGCGAGCGCGCCGGCGTCCAGGCCCCCACGCTGTACCACCACTTCGGCAGCAAGCAGGGCCTGCTCGACGCCGTCGTGAACTACGGCTTCACGCAGTACGTCCAGGCGCCGGACGCGGGCGGCGACCCGGTGGACCGGATCCGCGAGGGCTGGGACCGGCACGTCGAATACGGCCTCGCGCACCCCGCGTTCTACGTGCTGCTCTACGGCCAGATCGAGCCCGGCGTGCCCTGCAACCTGACGTCGAGCGCGGAAGCGATGCTCCTGGAGCTGTTCACGCCGCTGGCGCGCGAAGGGCGGCTGCGGGTCGAGGCCGCGGAGGCCGCACGGCAGTTCGCGGCGGCCAACAGCGGCGTCACCCTCAGCCTCATCGCCCAACCGGAAGACAGCCGCGACCTGGGGATGTCCGCGCAGGTCAGGGAGTCCGTGCTGGCCGGGCTGCTCGCCGAAGAACCGGCCGGTGGCTCGTCCGTCGGGGCCCTCGCTGTCGCTTTGTCGACCGCGCTCGCGGACGACGTCGACGCCCTGACAACTACCGAGCGCCAGATGCTGCGGGAATGGCTGCACCGGATCGCGGGCTGA
- a CDS encoding epoxide hydrolase family protein, whose amino-acid sequence MISPFRIDVPEGDLEDLRSRLRRTRWPEAGPGDWSQGTPLDYLRSLCEYWVASYDWRRVEARFNRFPQYRTEIDGLGIHFLHVRSAREDALPLILTHGWPGSFLEFGKVIEPLAEEFHLVIPSLPGYGFSDKPSAPGWGIERIAAAWAELMARLGYARYGAQGGDWGTSITTSLAQQDPAHLAGIHLNPPIAAPDPATFDDLTPAERAALAALEHAQRWEDGYSVLQSTRPQTVGYGLLDSPAGLCGWLVEKFHAWSDGFPFTRDELLDDVTLYWLTGTAASSARLYWESIRQVQRWFSEATEDTVDVPAGCSIFPKEMPRPSRRWAAKRYTDIRQWHELERGGHFAAYEQPELFAEEVRTFFRLVR is encoded by the coding sequence GTGATCTCGCCGTTCCGGATCGACGTTCCGGAGGGCGACCTCGAGGACCTGCGCTCGCGCCTGCGCCGGACGCGCTGGCCCGAGGCGGGGCCCGGCGATTGGAGCCAGGGCACGCCGCTGGACTACCTGCGCTCGTTGTGCGAGTACTGGGTGGCGTCGTACGACTGGCGGCGAGTGGAGGCGCGGTTCAACCGGTTTCCGCAGTACCGCACGGAAATCGACGGCCTGGGCATCCACTTCCTGCACGTGCGTTCGGCCCGGGAAGACGCGCTGCCGCTGATTCTCACGCACGGCTGGCCGGGGTCGTTCCTCGAGTTCGGGAAGGTGATCGAGCCGCTGGCGGAGGAGTTCCACCTGGTGATCCCGTCGCTGCCGGGGTACGGCTTCAGCGACAAGCCTTCGGCGCCGGGCTGGGGCATCGAGCGGATCGCCGCCGCGTGGGCGGAACTGATGGCCCGGCTGGGGTACGCGCGCTACGGCGCCCAGGGCGGCGACTGGGGGACGTCGATCACGACGTCGCTGGCCCAGCAGGACCCCGCGCACCTGGCGGGCATCCACCTGAACCCGCCGATCGCGGCCCCGGACCCGGCCACGTTCGACGACCTGACGCCCGCCGAGCGGGCCGCGCTCGCGGCGTTGGAGCACGCGCAGCGGTGGGAGGACGGGTACTCGGTGCTGCAGTCGACCCGCCCGCAGACGGTCGGGTACGGCCTGCTCGACTCGCCGGCGGGGCTGTGCGGGTGGCTGGTGGAGAAGTTCCACGCCTGGTCCGACGGCTTCCCGTTCACGCGCGACGAGCTGCTCGACGACGTGACGCTGTACTGGCTCACCGGGACGGCGGCGTCGTCGGCGCGGTTGTACTGGGAGAGCATCCGGCAGGTGCAGCGGTGGTTCTCGGAGGCGACCGAGGACACGGTGGACGTGCCGGCGGGGTGTTCGATCTTCCCGAAGGAGATGCCCCGGCCGTCACGGCGGTGGGCGGCGAAGCGGTACACGGACATCCGGCAGTGGCACGAGCTGGAGCGGGGCGGGCACTTCGCGGCTTACGAGCAGCCGGAGCTGTTCGCCGAGGAGGTGCGGACGTTCTTCCGGCTGGTCCGCTAG
- a CDS encoding dihydrofolate reductase family protein has translation MRKIVANLFISLDGVVEAPDKWSLRYWSDEIGQAVGGGMAAADAMLLGRVTYEGFAEAWPGRSVEDDEGAEFMNSVRKYVLSSTLTEVTWNNSTLLTGDPAEAVRALKAEPGGSIMTSGSTTAVRWLLAEGLVDELNLLLYPIVVGRGKRLFPADGPSFPLVLAKSATFSNGVVQLTYVPA, from the coding sequence ATGCGCAAGATCGTCGCGAACCTGTTCATCTCGCTCGACGGCGTGGTCGAAGCGCCGGACAAGTGGTCGCTCCGGTACTGGAGCGACGAAATCGGGCAAGCGGTCGGCGGCGGGATGGCCGCCGCCGATGCGATGCTGCTCGGGCGTGTCACCTACGAAGGGTTCGCCGAGGCGTGGCCCGGGCGGAGCGTCGAGGACGACGAAGGCGCCGAGTTCATGAACAGCGTGCGCAAGTACGTGCTGTCCTCGACGCTGACCGAGGTCACCTGGAACAACTCGACGCTGCTGACCGGCGACCCGGCCGAAGCGGTGCGGGCGCTGAAGGCCGAGCCGGGCGGGTCGATCATGACCAGCGGGAGCACCACGGCGGTGCGGTGGCTGCTGGCGGAAGGCCTGGTCGACGAGCTGAACCTGCTGCTGTACCCGATCGTCGTGGGGCGGGGGAAGCGGCTGTTCCCGGCGGACGGGCCGTCGTTCCCGCTGGTGCTGGCGAAATCGGCCACGTTCTCCAACGGCGTCGTCCAGCTGACCTACGTGCCCGCGTGA
- a CDS encoding phosphotransferase enzyme family protein translates to MADFQANTRPFAELDRAGRTRRLRRLAEAALTAYDVPVARLTPLAHGVNTAFRVDGADGHRYVLRVQRPDGPGPARVRSEMAWLSALRRETDLVVPLPVPTRERDLITVVADPAVPEPRTCVLCHWVDGRFVDERLSAPQLYAVGEFTARLHLHGARMNGLDRGRVDDLTDFGRTQVDGFSAAVVERAVARTGDERIRDAVARACAVRAELGFGSDAFGLVHGDLRQVNYLFHRGRVRAIDFDDCGFGHFAYDLAVALAELRHLPQREELREALLDGYRSVRPDAATTDPLVLAAFAGLRRVQLRLR, encoded by the coding sequence ATGGCCGACTTCCAGGCGAACACCCGGCCGTTCGCCGAACTCGACCGCGCCGGCCGCACGCGCCGCCTGCGCCGGCTCGCCGAAGCCGCGTTGACCGCCTACGACGTGCCGGTGGCCCGGCTGACCCCGCTGGCGCACGGCGTCAACACGGCGTTCCGCGTCGACGGCGCCGACGGCCACCGGTACGTCCTGCGGGTGCAGCGTCCCGACGGGCCGGGACCGGCGCGGGTGCGGTCCGAAATGGCCTGGCTTTCCGCGCTGCGCCGCGAAACCGACCTCGTCGTCCCGCTGCCGGTGCCGACGCGCGAGCGGGACCTGATCACCGTGGTCGCCGACCCGGCGGTGCCCGAACCCCGCACGTGCGTGCTCTGCCACTGGGTCGACGGCCGGTTCGTCGACGAGCGGCTCAGCGCGCCGCAGCTGTACGCGGTCGGCGAGTTCACCGCGCGGCTGCACCTGCACGGCGCCCGGATGAACGGCCTCGACCGCGGCCGCGTCGACGACCTCACCGACTTCGGCCGCACGCAGGTGGACGGCTTCTCCGCGGCGGTCGTCGAGCGGGCGGTGGCGCGGACGGGCGACGAGCGGATCCGGGACGCGGTCGCGCGCGCCTGTGCGGTGCGGGCCGAGCTGGGCTTCGGCTCCGACGCGTTCGGCCTGGTGCACGGCGACCTGCGCCAGGTGAACTACCTGTTCCACCGCGGCCGGGTGCGCGCGATCGACTTCGACGACTGCGGCTTCGGGCACTTCGCCTACGACCTCGCGGTGGCCCTCGCCGAACTCCGGCACCTGCCGCAGCGGGAAGAACTGCGCGAGGCGCTGCTGGACGGCTACCGGTCGGTGCGCCCGGACGCCGCCACGACCGACCCGCTGGTGCTGGCCGCGTTCGCCGGCCTCCGCCGCGTCCAGCTCCGCCTCCGCTGA
- a CDS encoding molybdopterin-dependent oxidoreductase: protein MGEWQRTACSLCYLNCGLEVQVEGRKITRVRGDKAHPRSGGYLCQKAQRLTWYGDHEDRLTTPLRRRPDGTHEPVDWDTALGEIAAKLHAIRDADTEAGRPGSFAYVGGGGQGNHSGGAYGASLLKWMNSTRHFNALSQEKTGDFWVNGQLFGSALVHTAEDVEHCDLLVVLGCNPWQAHGFSNARHALNTLKNDPARRMIVIDPRRTETAEMADLHLPLRPGTDAYLLGAILALLLERGAVDEEFLAQRTEGFDEVAAVLAKVPVDEWIAYAEVSRVDVERAVELILAAEAMTVRVELGIQQGRHSTLNSYLEKLLYLITGHFGRRGTNNLHSWLLPLWGSASGQRSEITGFEYIGGLLPANTLAEEILADHPNRVRALWVESSNPANTFAGTREVERAIRAAELSVVVDVAYTETAALADYVLPAASQHEKWEFTLFTFEWPTNYFQLRRPLLDPLPGTLVEAEIYTRLFDALGVLPPSDVLASLAAGPRAELQAGIGALVQAMPERAAILPVLLYRTLGASLPDGAASIAPLWAGCHRAAKTMTVPVQRALGSSAVGPRLGEELFERILSGPTPFSAHEQDEVWSLMRRSKVRLAVPELLDWLTTLDPAAEGADPAFPFSLLNGQRRAHNANQILRDPRWRRTDPDGALRARPEELASIGASPGDWVAVVTSAGRVVVRAEADPALRPGQLSLPHGYGMAHPAADGGRVVSGPRINLLTDALDRDPIAGTPHHKDVPARLEVVTEEERELAEANSVRVRATVASGRS from the coding sequence ATGGGCGAGTGGCAGCGCACCGCGTGCAGCCTCTGCTACCTCAACTGCGGCCTGGAAGTCCAGGTCGAGGGGCGGAAGATCACCCGCGTCCGCGGGGACAAGGCGCACCCGCGCTCCGGCGGCTACCTGTGCCAGAAGGCGCAGCGCCTGACCTGGTACGGCGACCACGAAGACCGCCTGACGACGCCGCTGCGCCGTCGTCCGGACGGCACCCACGAGCCGGTCGACTGGGACACCGCGCTCGGCGAGATCGCCGCCAAGCTGCATGCGATCCGCGACGCCGACACCGAGGCCGGGCGGCCCGGCTCGTTCGCCTACGTCGGCGGGGGCGGCCAGGGCAACCACTCCGGCGGCGCGTACGGCGCGTCGCTGCTGAAGTGGATGAACTCGACGCGCCACTTCAACGCGCTTTCGCAGGAGAAGACCGGCGACTTCTGGGTCAACGGGCAGCTGTTCGGCTCGGCGCTCGTGCACACCGCCGAGGACGTCGAGCACTGCGACCTGCTGGTCGTGCTGGGCTGCAACCCCTGGCAGGCGCACGGGTTCAGCAATGCGCGGCACGCGCTGAACACGCTCAAGAACGACCCGGCGCGCCGGATGATCGTGATCGACCCACGCCGCACCGAGACCGCGGAGATGGCCGACCTGCACCTGCCGCTGCGGCCGGGCACCGACGCCTACCTGCTGGGCGCGATCCTGGCCTTGCTGCTCGAACGCGGCGCCGTGGACGAGGAATTCCTCGCGCAGCGCACCGAAGGGTTCGACGAAGTCGCCGCCGTCCTGGCGAAAGTGCCGGTGGACGAATGGATCGCGTACGCCGAAGTGTCCCGTGTGGACGTCGAGCGGGCGGTCGAGCTGATCCTGGCGGCGGAGGCGATGACCGTGCGCGTCGAGCTGGGCATCCAGCAGGGACGGCACTCGACGCTCAACAGCTACCTCGAGAAGCTGCTTTACCTGATCACCGGGCACTTCGGGCGCCGCGGCACGAACAACCTGCACTCGTGGCTGCTGCCGCTGTGGGGATCGGCGAGCGGGCAGCGTTCGGAGATCACCGGGTTCGAGTACATCGGCGGCCTGCTGCCGGCGAACACGCTGGCCGAGGAGATCCTCGCCGACCACCCGAACCGCGTCCGCGCGCTCTGGGTCGAGTCGTCGAACCCCGCCAACACGTTCGCGGGCACGCGGGAGGTCGAACGCGCCATCCGCGCCGCCGAGCTGTCCGTGGTCGTCGACGTCGCCTACACCGAAACGGCCGCGCTGGCGGACTACGTGCTGCCGGCGGCTTCGCAGCACGAAAAGTGGGAGTTCACGCTCTTCACGTTCGAATGGCCGACGAACTACTTCCAGCTGCGGCGCCCGTTGCTGGACCCGCTGCCGGGCACGCTCGTCGAAGCGGAGATCTACACGCGGCTGTTCGACGCGCTCGGCGTGCTCCCGCCGTCGGACGTGCTGGCTTCGCTGGCCGCCGGGCCGCGGGCGGAACTGCAGGCGGGGATCGGGGCGCTGGTCCAGGCGATGCCCGAGCGCGCGGCGATCCTGCCGGTGCTGCTCTACCGGACGCTGGGGGCGTCGCTGCCCGACGGCGCCGCGTCGATCGCGCCGCTGTGGGCGGGGTGCCACCGCGCGGCGAAGACGATGACCGTGCCGGTGCAGCGCGCGCTGGGGAGTTCCGCGGTCGGTCCGCGGCTCGGCGAGGAGCTCTTCGAGCGGATCCTGAGCGGGCCGACGCCGTTCTCGGCGCACGAGCAGGACGAGGTGTGGAGCCTGATGCGCCGCTCGAAGGTCCGGCTGGCCGTGCCCGAGCTGCTGGACTGGCTGACCACGCTCGACCCGGCGGCCGAAGGGGCCGATCCGGCGTTCCCGTTCTCGCTGCTCAACGGGCAGCGCCGGGCGCACAACGCGAACCAGATCCTGCGGGACCCGCGCTGGCGCCGCACCGATCCCGACGGCGCGTTGCGGGCGCGTCCGGAGGAACTGGCGTCGATCGGTGCTTCGCCGGGGGATTGGGTGGCGGTGGTGACGTCGGCGGGCCGCGTCGTCGTCCGCGCCGAAGCCGACCCCGCGCTGCGGCCGGGCCAGCTGTCGCTGCCGCACGGCTACGGCATGGCACACCCGGCCGCGGACGGCGGCCGCGTGGTCAGCGGCCCGCGGATCAACCTGCTCACCGACGCGCTGGACCGGGACCCGATCGCCGGCACCCCGCACCACAAGGACGTCCCGGCGCGGCTGGAGGTCGTGACGGAGGAGGAACGGGAGCTGGCGGAGGCGAACAGCGTGCGGGTGCGTGCGACCGTCGCGAGTGGACGGTCCTAG